A region of Panicum virgatum strain AP13 chromosome 8N, P.virgatum_v5, whole genome shotgun sequence DNA encodes the following proteins:
- the LOC120684614 gene encoding disease resistance protein RPM1-like isoform X2: MDFEASTLLEGMLLNESAEPTDLPISLLKSITRDFSDDLRIGSGGFGVVYKGLLKNGGIVAVKKLSPLIDMDETKYQREVLCLLRVRHKNIVRFLGFCANTHGKKEPYEGNFVIADVRHRLLCFEYLRNGDLHAYINDASCRSNWKERYKIIKGICEGLHYLHENSIVHLDLKPANILLDDNMVPKICDFGLSRWFNEQKDRVINTSKVQGTMGYVAPERYDGVITFKSDIYSLGVIFAELLTGQKGHSPVENVEEITVLSDPEDSTVPSHITTRDTPRDGLPSMSEEEPSPRVLHMITGPRAPYIPGLFLAIMKIDAVLADKTTKIVVAKLSAKGSSRLRGLEVNIQKVRDQLAVLMTKTAMSNLTNEVNGWIRELRKLIIRVEDLMDKYLYYCFRMENEFFLIKYFTEAQYIIVFSEIADEVAAIQNKTKQVVKLKHQCLQLPRHDPEMETQRSQVSISEFVKDEDLVGIEDNRRMLTEWLYSDEPDSKVITVSGMGGLGKTALVANVYEREKRKFPARVWVAVSQTYTMDALLRKLLWEIDDVKHLQTHINGMDVSDLKEEIKEILKHRKCLIVLDDVWDQDVYFKLCYSFGNVEASRIIITTRKTDVATLAPPTRRLELQPLSSKYAFDLFCRKAFYNIKDHECPKELLHAATSIVDRCYGLPVAIVSIGSLLSLQPQIHHIWNQMYDQLETELSNSDNVREIFNLSYHDLSADLKNCFLYCSLFPKDYLISSESVVKMWIAEGFVLSRGNKTAEEVAERNLTELINCNLLVIGHNDEQGRVRTCRMHPIMRDLVLVAKQERFGSANDYRRMIQMNKDVRRLSSYGWKDNTPIKVNFPQLRTLVSLGTVSSSPGMLSSILSEATYLTVLELQDSEVTELPASIGILFNLRYIGLRRTKVKLLPDSVVNLSNLLTLDIKGTKIQRLPRGLGKVKKLRHLMADRCADGNLAVFPNIFGAQVPKDLFNLSEFPYRFGVEAPKDLSSLQELQTLETVEASRGLAEQLKKLMQLRSVWIHSISAADCANILATISNMPVLSSLLLSARDENEVLCFEALQPISRKLQKLIIIGQWAKGTLECPIFRVHGACLKYLDISWCRVGEDPLVMLAPYLYNLTYLSFNHIYSAKTLVLSPGSFPQLKMLVLKHMPDVNELMIADGALPCIEALYIGSLARLDKVPQGMESLRSLKRLWLLNLHRNFRSQWHNNRMFEKMQHVLKIDI; encoded by the exons ATGGATTTTGAAGCTAGTACTCTCTTGGAGGGCATGCTACTTAATGAAAGTGCTGAGCCTACGGATCTGCCAATATCACTTCTAAAGTCGATCACGAGGGATTTCTCTGATGATCTGCGCATCGGTAGTGGTGGATTTGGTGTGGTTTACAAG GGGTTACTTAAAAATGGTGGGATAGTTGCTGTGAAGAAGCTATCGCCCCTGATTGATATGGATGAGACTAAGTACCAAAGAGAGGTTCTTTGTTTGTTGAGGGTGAGACATAAAAATATAGTACGATTTCTGGGATTCTGTGCTAATACGCATGGGAAAAAGGAACCATACGAGGGAAATTTTGTCATTGCAGATGTTAGACACAGGTTGCTCTGCTTTGAATATTTGCGTAACGGGGATTTGCATGCTTATATCAATG ATGCATCTTGTCGATCAAACTGGAAAGAGCGCTATAAAATAATCAAGGGAATTTGTGAAGGGTTGCATTACCTTCATGAAAATAGTATAGTCCACTTAGATCTCAAACCTGCCAACATACTACTTGATGATAACATGGTGCCAAAAATTTGTGACTTTGGTCTCTCAAGGTGGTTTAATGAACAGAAAGACCGGGTTATTAATACATCAAAAGTACAAGGAACCAT GGGATATGTGGCACCAGAACGCTACGATGGAGTCATCACATTCAAGTCAGACATATATAGTCTTGGTGTTATATTCGCGGAGTTACTGACAGGACAGAAAGGTCATTCCCCGGTTGAGAAT GTAGAAGAGATAACAGTTTTATCCGACCCAGAAGATAGCACCGTGCCTTCACATATAACTACTCGTGATACTCCTCGGGATGGCCTACCATCTATGTCAGAAGAAGAACCATCTCCTCGGGTATTACACATGATTACCGGTCCAAGAGCACCCTATATCCCAG ggCTATTCCTTGCTATTATGAAGATTGATGCAGTTTTAGCAGATAAAACTACCAAGATTGTGGTGGCAAAACTTTCTGCAAAAGGTAGTAGTAGACTAAGGGGCCTCGAAGTCAATATTCAGAAAGTAAGGGATCAACTCGCAGTCCTGATGACTAAGACAGCCATGTCCAACCTCACAAATGAAGTCAATGGCTGGATTCGGGAATTGCGGAAACTGATCATCCGtgttgaggacttgatggaCAAATACCTATATTATTGTTTCCGAATGGAGAATGAATTTTTCCTTATAAAGTACTTCACGGAAGCACAATATATCATTGTGTTCAGTGAAATAGCTGATGAGGTAGCCGCGATACAGAATAAGACCAAGCAGGTTGTCAAGCTCAAGCATCAGTGTTTGCAGCTACCCCGGCATGATCCTGAGATGGAAACACAGCGGTCTCAGGTCAGCATATCAGAATTTGTTAAAGACGAAGATCTAGTGGGGATTGAAGATAACAGAAGAATGCTCACCGAATGGCTGTATTCTGATGAGCCAGACAGCAAGGTGATAACGGTGTCAGGTATGGGCGGATTGGGGAAAACTGCCCTTGTTGCAAATGTTTACGAACGTGAAAAGAGAAAATTTCCTGCTCGCGTGTGGGTGGCTGTGTCCCAGACGTACACTATGGATGCCCTGTTGAGGAAGCTACTCTGGGAGATTGACGATGTGAAACATCTGCAAACTCACATTAACGGTATGGATGTAAGTGATTTGAAAGAAGAAATAAAGGAAATCCTCAAACATAGGAAATGTTTGATTGTGTTGGATGACGTCTGGGATCAAGATGTGTACTTTAAATTGTGTTACTCATTCGGCAATGTGGAGGCAAGTCGCATCATCATCACGACACGAAAGACTGACGTGGCTACTCTTGCTCCCCCAACACGTCGCCTTGAGCTCCAGCCTCTGAGCAGTAAGTATGCATTCGATCTCTTCTGCAGAAAGGCATTTTACAATATCAAGGACCACGAGTGCCCCAAGGAGCTTTTGCATGCTGCTACTTCCATCGTTGATAGGTGCTACGGTTTACCAGTGGCAATTGTATCAATAGGCAGCCTCTTGTCTTTGCAGCCACAGATACACCACATCTGGAATCAAATGTATGATCAGTTAGAAACTGAGCTATCGAACAGTGACAATGTCAGGGAAATTTTTAATTTGAGTTACCATGACCTATCAGCGGACCTCAAAAATTGCTTCTTGTATTGCAGTCTATTCCCTAAAGATTACCTAATTTCCAGTGAGAGCGTTGTGAAGATGTGGATCGCAGAAGGCTTTGTGCTGAGCAGGGGAAACAAAACAGCAGAGGAGGTGGCTGAGAGGAACCTCACCGAGCTGATCAACTGCAATCTTCTGGTAATCGGGCATAATGACGAGCAAGGACGGGTGAGAACCTGTAGGATGCATCCTATTATGCGAGATCTGGTTCTTGTTGCGAAACAGGAGAGATTTGGCTCTGCAAATGACTATAGAAGAATGATACAGATGAATAAGGATGTTCGTCGTCTGTCATCTTATGGATGGAAAGACAATACTCCAATAAAAGTTAATTTTCCCCAGCTTCGGACTCTTGTATCACTTGGAACAGTTTCATCCTCCCCTGGCATGTTGTCATCAATTTTGTCTGAAGCCACCTACCTTACTGTGCTCGAGCTACAAGATTCTGAGGTCACTGAATTACCAGCATCTATAGGGATTCTGTTCAACCTACGTTACATTGGCTTGCGGCGCACGAAGGTCAAGTTACTCCCTGACTCTGTTGTGAATCTATCTAACCTCCTCACTTTGGACATCAAGGGAACAAAAATACAGAGGTTACCAAGAGGACTCGGTAAGGTCAAGAAGCTACGGCACCTTATGGCTGATAGATGTGCTGATGGGAACTTAGCAGTGTTCCCAAACATTTTTGGAGCACAAGTACCTAAGGATCTGTTCAACTTGTCAGAATTCCCCTACCGCTTTGGAGTGGAAGCACCAAAGGATCTGTCCAGTTTGCAAGAACTGCAGACTCTCGAGACAGTGGAAGCCAGCAGGGGCTTGGCTGAGCAGCTGAAGAAACTGATGCAGCTTAGAAGTGTGTGGATCCACAGCATAAGTGCTGCTGACTGTGCAAATATTTTAGCCACCATTTCAAATATGCCAGTCCTTTCCAGTTTGCTCCTTTCTGCAAGGGATGAGAACGAGGTGCTCTGCTTCGAGGCCCTCCAGCCGATTTCCCGTAAACTCCAAAAGTTGATTATCATAGGGCAATGGGCCAAAGGAACACTGGAGTGCCCGATATTCCGTGTTCACGGGGCATGCCTCAAATATTTAGACATAAGCTGGTGTAGAGTAGGGGAGGATCCACTGGTCATGCTGGCACCGTACCTATATAACCTTACATATCTGAGCTTCAATCACATCTACAGTGCAAAGACTCTGGTTCTTTCTCCAGGATCGTTTCCCCAACTCAAGATGCTTGTTCTGAAGCACATGCCTGATGTCAACGAGCTGATGATTGCTGATGGAGCGCTTCCATGCATTGAAGCTCTGTATATTGGATCACTGGCGAGGCTAGATAAGGTTCCTCAAGGCATGGAATCCCTTCGCTCCTTGAAGAGGCTTTGGCTGCTGAACCTGCACAGAAACTTCAGAAGTCAGTGGCACAACAATAGAATGTTCGAGAAGATGCAACACGTTTTAAAGATTGACATCTAG
- the LOC120684614 gene encoding disease resistance protein RPM1-like isoform X1, which produces MDFEASTLLEGMLLNESAEPTDLPISLLKSITRDFSDDLRIGSGGFGVVYKGLLKNGGIVAVKKLSPLIDMDETKYQREVLCLLRVRHKNIVRFLGFCANTHGKKEPYEGNFVIADVRHRLLCFEYLRNGDLHAYINDASCRSNWKERYKIIKGICEGLHYLHENSIVHLDLKPANILLDDNMVPKICDFGLSRWFNEQKDRVINTSKVQGTMGYVAPERYDGVITFKSDIYSLGVIFAELLTGQKGHSPVENVVESWRERLGMSSPNTLLEQVKLCAEICIDCTDRERKNRPSMDRIIQKLTETETNVAQVEEITVLSDPEDSTVPSHITTRDTPRDGLPSMSEEEPSPRVLHMITGPRAPYIPGLFLAIMKIDAVLADKTTKIVVAKLSAKGSSRLRGLEVNIQKVRDQLAVLMTKTAMSNLTNEVNGWIRELRKLIIRVEDLMDKYLYYCFRMENEFFLIKYFTEAQYIIVFSEIADEVAAIQNKTKQVVKLKHQCLQLPRHDPEMETQRSQVSISEFVKDEDLVGIEDNRRMLTEWLYSDEPDSKVITVSGMGGLGKTALVANVYEREKRKFPARVWVAVSQTYTMDALLRKLLWEIDDVKHLQTHINGMDVSDLKEEIKEILKHRKCLIVLDDVWDQDVYFKLCYSFGNVEASRIIITTRKTDVATLAPPTRRLELQPLSSKYAFDLFCRKAFYNIKDHECPKELLHAATSIVDRCYGLPVAIVSIGSLLSLQPQIHHIWNQMYDQLETELSNSDNVREIFNLSYHDLSADLKNCFLYCSLFPKDYLISSESVVKMWIAEGFVLSRGNKTAEEVAERNLTELINCNLLVIGHNDEQGRVRTCRMHPIMRDLVLVAKQERFGSANDYRRMIQMNKDVRRLSSYGWKDNTPIKVNFPQLRTLVSLGTVSSSPGMLSSILSEATYLTVLELQDSEVTELPASIGILFNLRYIGLRRTKVKLLPDSVVNLSNLLTLDIKGTKIQRLPRGLGKVKKLRHLMADRCADGNLAVFPNIFGAQVPKDLFNLSEFPYRFGVEAPKDLSSLQELQTLETVEASRGLAEQLKKLMQLRSVWIHSISAADCANILATISNMPVLSSLLLSARDENEVLCFEALQPISRKLQKLIIIGQWAKGTLECPIFRVHGACLKYLDISWCRVGEDPLVMLAPYLYNLTYLSFNHIYSAKTLVLSPGSFPQLKMLVLKHMPDVNELMIADGALPCIEALYIGSLARLDKVPQGMESLRSLKRLWLLNLHRNFRSQWHNNRMFEKMQHVLKIDI; this is translated from the exons ATGGATTTTGAAGCTAGTACTCTCTTGGAGGGCATGCTACTTAATGAAAGTGCTGAGCCTACGGATCTGCCAATATCACTTCTAAAGTCGATCACGAGGGATTTCTCTGATGATCTGCGCATCGGTAGTGGTGGATTTGGTGTGGTTTACAAG GGGTTACTTAAAAATGGTGGGATAGTTGCTGTGAAGAAGCTATCGCCCCTGATTGATATGGATGAGACTAAGTACCAAAGAGAGGTTCTTTGTTTGTTGAGGGTGAGACATAAAAATATAGTACGATTTCTGGGATTCTGTGCTAATACGCATGGGAAAAAGGAACCATACGAGGGAAATTTTGTCATTGCAGATGTTAGACACAGGTTGCTCTGCTTTGAATATTTGCGTAACGGGGATTTGCATGCTTATATCAATG ATGCATCTTGTCGATCAAACTGGAAAGAGCGCTATAAAATAATCAAGGGAATTTGTGAAGGGTTGCATTACCTTCATGAAAATAGTATAGTCCACTTAGATCTCAAACCTGCCAACATACTACTTGATGATAACATGGTGCCAAAAATTTGTGACTTTGGTCTCTCAAGGTGGTTTAATGAACAGAAAGACCGGGTTATTAATACATCAAAAGTACAAGGAACCAT GGGATATGTGGCACCAGAACGCTACGATGGAGTCATCACATTCAAGTCAGACATATATAGTCTTGGTGTTATATTCGCGGAGTTACTGACAGGACAGAAAGGTCATTCCCCGGTTGAGAAT GTAGTGGAAAGCTGGAGGGAGAGGTTGGGTATGTCATCGCCAAACACATTATTGGAACAAGTAAAATTATGCGCTGAGATATGCATAGACTGCACAGACCGAGAGCGAAAGAACAGACCATCTATGGACCGTATAATCCAGAAGCTTACTGAAACAGAAACCAACGTGGCACAG GTAGAAGAGATAACAGTTTTATCCGACCCAGAAGATAGCACCGTGCCTTCACATATAACTACTCGTGATACTCCTCGGGATGGCCTACCATCTATGTCAGAAGAAGAACCATCTCCTCGGGTATTACACATGATTACCGGTCCAAGAGCACCCTATATCCCAG ggCTATTCCTTGCTATTATGAAGATTGATGCAGTTTTAGCAGATAAAACTACCAAGATTGTGGTGGCAAAACTTTCTGCAAAAGGTAGTAGTAGACTAAGGGGCCTCGAAGTCAATATTCAGAAAGTAAGGGATCAACTCGCAGTCCTGATGACTAAGACAGCCATGTCCAACCTCACAAATGAAGTCAATGGCTGGATTCGGGAATTGCGGAAACTGATCATCCGtgttgaggacttgatggaCAAATACCTATATTATTGTTTCCGAATGGAGAATGAATTTTTCCTTATAAAGTACTTCACGGAAGCACAATATATCATTGTGTTCAGTGAAATAGCTGATGAGGTAGCCGCGATACAGAATAAGACCAAGCAGGTTGTCAAGCTCAAGCATCAGTGTTTGCAGCTACCCCGGCATGATCCTGAGATGGAAACACAGCGGTCTCAGGTCAGCATATCAGAATTTGTTAAAGACGAAGATCTAGTGGGGATTGAAGATAACAGAAGAATGCTCACCGAATGGCTGTATTCTGATGAGCCAGACAGCAAGGTGATAACGGTGTCAGGTATGGGCGGATTGGGGAAAACTGCCCTTGTTGCAAATGTTTACGAACGTGAAAAGAGAAAATTTCCTGCTCGCGTGTGGGTGGCTGTGTCCCAGACGTACACTATGGATGCCCTGTTGAGGAAGCTACTCTGGGAGATTGACGATGTGAAACATCTGCAAACTCACATTAACGGTATGGATGTAAGTGATTTGAAAGAAGAAATAAAGGAAATCCTCAAACATAGGAAATGTTTGATTGTGTTGGATGACGTCTGGGATCAAGATGTGTACTTTAAATTGTGTTACTCATTCGGCAATGTGGAGGCAAGTCGCATCATCATCACGACACGAAAGACTGACGTGGCTACTCTTGCTCCCCCAACACGTCGCCTTGAGCTCCAGCCTCTGAGCAGTAAGTATGCATTCGATCTCTTCTGCAGAAAGGCATTTTACAATATCAAGGACCACGAGTGCCCCAAGGAGCTTTTGCATGCTGCTACTTCCATCGTTGATAGGTGCTACGGTTTACCAGTGGCAATTGTATCAATAGGCAGCCTCTTGTCTTTGCAGCCACAGATACACCACATCTGGAATCAAATGTATGATCAGTTAGAAACTGAGCTATCGAACAGTGACAATGTCAGGGAAATTTTTAATTTGAGTTACCATGACCTATCAGCGGACCTCAAAAATTGCTTCTTGTATTGCAGTCTATTCCCTAAAGATTACCTAATTTCCAGTGAGAGCGTTGTGAAGATGTGGATCGCAGAAGGCTTTGTGCTGAGCAGGGGAAACAAAACAGCAGAGGAGGTGGCTGAGAGGAACCTCACCGAGCTGATCAACTGCAATCTTCTGGTAATCGGGCATAATGACGAGCAAGGACGGGTGAGAACCTGTAGGATGCATCCTATTATGCGAGATCTGGTTCTTGTTGCGAAACAGGAGAGATTTGGCTCTGCAAATGACTATAGAAGAATGATACAGATGAATAAGGATGTTCGTCGTCTGTCATCTTATGGATGGAAAGACAATACTCCAATAAAAGTTAATTTTCCCCAGCTTCGGACTCTTGTATCACTTGGAACAGTTTCATCCTCCCCTGGCATGTTGTCATCAATTTTGTCTGAAGCCACCTACCTTACTGTGCTCGAGCTACAAGATTCTGAGGTCACTGAATTACCAGCATCTATAGGGATTCTGTTCAACCTACGTTACATTGGCTTGCGGCGCACGAAGGTCAAGTTACTCCCTGACTCTGTTGTGAATCTATCTAACCTCCTCACTTTGGACATCAAGGGAACAAAAATACAGAGGTTACCAAGAGGACTCGGTAAGGTCAAGAAGCTACGGCACCTTATGGCTGATAGATGTGCTGATGGGAACTTAGCAGTGTTCCCAAACATTTTTGGAGCACAAGTACCTAAGGATCTGTTCAACTTGTCAGAATTCCCCTACCGCTTTGGAGTGGAAGCACCAAAGGATCTGTCCAGTTTGCAAGAACTGCAGACTCTCGAGACAGTGGAAGCCAGCAGGGGCTTGGCTGAGCAGCTGAAGAAACTGATGCAGCTTAGAAGTGTGTGGATCCACAGCATAAGTGCTGCTGACTGTGCAAATATTTTAGCCACCATTTCAAATATGCCAGTCCTTTCCAGTTTGCTCCTTTCTGCAAGGGATGAGAACGAGGTGCTCTGCTTCGAGGCCCTCCAGCCGATTTCCCGTAAACTCCAAAAGTTGATTATCATAGGGCAATGGGCCAAAGGAACACTGGAGTGCCCGATATTCCGTGTTCACGGGGCATGCCTCAAATATTTAGACATAAGCTGGTGTAGAGTAGGGGAGGATCCACTGGTCATGCTGGCACCGTACCTATATAACCTTACATATCTGAGCTTCAATCACATCTACAGTGCAAAGACTCTGGTTCTTTCTCCAGGATCGTTTCCCCAACTCAAGATGCTTGTTCTGAAGCACATGCCTGATGTCAACGAGCTGATGATTGCTGATGGAGCGCTTCCATGCATTGAAGCTCTGTATATTGGATCACTGGCGAGGCTAGATAAGGTTCCTCAAGGCATGGAATCCCTTCGCTCCTTGAAGAGGCTTTGGCTGCTGAACCTGCACAGAAACTTCAGAAGTCAGTGGCACAACAATAGAATGTTCGAGAAGATGCAACACGTTTTAAAGATTGACATCTAG
- the LOC120684614 gene encoding disease resistance protein RPM1-like isoform X3 has protein sequence MVPKICDFGLSRWFNEQKDRVINTSKVQGTMGYVAPERYDGVITFKSDIYSLGVIFAELLTGQKGHSPVENVVESWRERLGMSSPNTLLEQVKLCAEICIDCTDRERKNRPSMDRIIQKLTETETNVAQVEEITVLSDPEDSTVPSHITTRDTPRDGLPSMSEEEPSPRVLHMITGPRAPYIPGLFLAIMKIDAVLADKTTKIVVAKLSAKGSSRLRGLEVNIQKVRDQLAVLMTKTAMSNLTNEVNGWIRELRKLIIRVEDLMDKYLYYCFRMENEFFLIKYFTEAQYIIVFSEIADEVAAIQNKTKQVVKLKHQCLQLPRHDPEMETQRSQVSISEFVKDEDLVGIEDNRRMLTEWLYSDEPDSKVITVSGMGGLGKTALVANVYEREKRKFPARVWVAVSQTYTMDALLRKLLWEIDDVKHLQTHINGMDVSDLKEEIKEILKHRKCLIVLDDVWDQDVYFKLCYSFGNVEASRIIITTRKTDVATLAPPTRRLELQPLSSKYAFDLFCRKAFYNIKDHECPKELLHAATSIVDRCYGLPVAIVSIGSLLSLQPQIHHIWNQMYDQLETELSNSDNVREIFNLSYHDLSADLKNCFLYCSLFPKDYLISSESVVKMWIAEGFVLSRGNKTAEEVAERNLTELINCNLLVIGHNDEQGRVRTCRMHPIMRDLVLVAKQERFGSANDYRRMIQMNKDVRRLSSYGWKDNTPIKVNFPQLRTLVSLGTVSSSPGMLSSILSEATYLTVLELQDSEVTELPASIGILFNLRYIGLRRTKVKLLPDSVVNLSNLLTLDIKGTKIQRLPRGLGKVKKLRHLMADRCADGNLAVFPNIFGAQVPKDLFNLSEFPYRFGVEAPKDLSSLQELQTLETVEASRGLAEQLKKLMQLRSVWIHSISAADCANILATISNMPVLSSLLLSARDENEVLCFEALQPISRKLQKLIIIGQWAKGTLECPIFRVHGACLKYLDISWCRVGEDPLVMLAPYLYNLTYLSFNHIYSAKTLVLSPGSFPQLKMLVLKHMPDVNELMIADGALPCIEALYIGSLARLDKVPQGMESLRSLKRLWLLNLHRNFRSQWHNNRMFEKMQHVLKIDI, from the exons ATGGTGCCAAAAATTTGTGACTTTGGTCTCTCAAGGTGGTTTAATGAACAGAAAGACCGGGTTATTAATACATCAAAAGTACAAGGAACCAT GGGATATGTGGCACCAGAACGCTACGATGGAGTCATCACATTCAAGTCAGACATATATAGTCTTGGTGTTATATTCGCGGAGTTACTGACAGGACAGAAAGGTCATTCCCCGGTTGAGAAT GTAGTGGAAAGCTGGAGGGAGAGGTTGGGTATGTCATCGCCAAACACATTATTGGAACAAGTAAAATTATGCGCTGAGATATGCATAGACTGCACAGACCGAGAGCGAAAGAACAGACCATCTATGGACCGTATAATCCAGAAGCTTACTGAAACAGAAACCAACGTGGCACAG GTAGAAGAGATAACAGTTTTATCCGACCCAGAAGATAGCACCGTGCCTTCACATATAACTACTCGTGATACTCCTCGGGATGGCCTACCATCTATGTCAGAAGAAGAACCATCTCCTCGGGTATTACACATGATTACCGGTCCAAGAGCACCCTATATCCCAG ggCTATTCCTTGCTATTATGAAGATTGATGCAGTTTTAGCAGATAAAACTACCAAGATTGTGGTGGCAAAACTTTCTGCAAAAGGTAGTAGTAGACTAAGGGGCCTCGAAGTCAATATTCAGAAAGTAAGGGATCAACTCGCAGTCCTGATGACTAAGACAGCCATGTCCAACCTCACAAATGAAGTCAATGGCTGGATTCGGGAATTGCGGAAACTGATCATCCGtgttgaggacttgatggaCAAATACCTATATTATTGTTTCCGAATGGAGAATGAATTTTTCCTTATAAAGTACTTCACGGAAGCACAATATATCATTGTGTTCAGTGAAATAGCTGATGAGGTAGCCGCGATACAGAATAAGACCAAGCAGGTTGTCAAGCTCAAGCATCAGTGTTTGCAGCTACCCCGGCATGATCCTGAGATGGAAACACAGCGGTCTCAGGTCAGCATATCAGAATTTGTTAAAGACGAAGATCTAGTGGGGATTGAAGATAACAGAAGAATGCTCACCGAATGGCTGTATTCTGATGAGCCAGACAGCAAGGTGATAACGGTGTCAGGTATGGGCGGATTGGGGAAAACTGCCCTTGTTGCAAATGTTTACGAACGTGAAAAGAGAAAATTTCCTGCTCGCGTGTGGGTGGCTGTGTCCCAGACGTACACTATGGATGCCCTGTTGAGGAAGCTACTCTGGGAGATTGACGATGTGAAACATCTGCAAACTCACATTAACGGTATGGATGTAAGTGATTTGAAAGAAGAAATAAAGGAAATCCTCAAACATAGGAAATGTTTGATTGTGTTGGATGACGTCTGGGATCAAGATGTGTACTTTAAATTGTGTTACTCATTCGGCAATGTGGAGGCAAGTCGCATCATCATCACGACACGAAAGACTGACGTGGCTACTCTTGCTCCCCCAACACGTCGCCTTGAGCTCCAGCCTCTGAGCAGTAAGTATGCATTCGATCTCTTCTGCAGAAAGGCATTTTACAATATCAAGGACCACGAGTGCCCCAAGGAGCTTTTGCATGCTGCTACTTCCATCGTTGATAGGTGCTACGGTTTACCAGTGGCAATTGTATCAATAGGCAGCCTCTTGTCTTTGCAGCCACAGATACACCACATCTGGAATCAAATGTATGATCAGTTAGAAACTGAGCTATCGAACAGTGACAATGTCAGGGAAATTTTTAATTTGAGTTACCATGACCTATCAGCGGACCTCAAAAATTGCTTCTTGTATTGCAGTCTATTCCCTAAAGATTACCTAATTTCCAGTGAGAGCGTTGTGAAGATGTGGATCGCAGAAGGCTTTGTGCTGAGCAGGGGAAACAAAACAGCAGAGGAGGTGGCTGAGAGGAACCTCACCGAGCTGATCAACTGCAATCTTCTGGTAATCGGGCATAATGACGAGCAAGGACGGGTGAGAACCTGTAGGATGCATCCTATTATGCGAGATCTGGTTCTTGTTGCGAAACAGGAGAGATTTGGCTCTGCAAATGACTATAGAAGAATGATACAGATGAATAAGGATGTTCGTCGTCTGTCATCTTATGGATGGAAAGACAATACTCCAATAAAAGTTAATTTTCCCCAGCTTCGGACTCTTGTATCACTTGGAACAGTTTCATCCTCCCCTGGCATGTTGTCATCAATTTTGTCTGAAGCCACCTACCTTACTGTGCTCGAGCTACAAGATTCTGAGGTCACTGAATTACCAGCATCTATAGGGATTCTGTTCAACCTACGTTACATTGGCTTGCGGCGCACGAAGGTCAAGTTACTCCCTGACTCTGTTGTGAATCTATCTAACCTCCTCACTTTGGACATCAAGGGAACAAAAATACAGAGGTTACCAAGAGGACTCGGTAAGGTCAAGAAGCTACGGCACCTTATGGCTGATAGATGTGCTGATGGGAACTTAGCAGTGTTCCCAAACATTTTTGGAGCACAAGTACCTAAGGATCTGTTCAACTTGTCAGAATTCCCCTACCGCTTTGGAGTGGAAGCACCAAAGGATCTGTCCAGTTTGCAAGAACTGCAGACTCTCGAGACAGTGGAAGCCAGCAGGGGCTTGGCTGAGCAGCTGAAGAAACTGATGCAGCTTAGAAGTGTGTGGATCCACAGCATAAGTGCTGCTGACTGTGCAAATATTTTAGCCACCATTTCAAATATGCCAGTCCTTTCCAGTTTGCTCCTTTCTGCAAGGGATGAGAACGAGGTGCTCTGCTTCGAGGCCCTCCAGCCGATTTCCCGTAAACTCCAAAAGTTGATTATCATAGGGCAATGGGCCAAAGGAACACTGGAGTGCCCGATATTCCGTGTTCACGGGGCATGCCTCAAATATTTAGACATAAGCTGGTGTAGAGTAGGGGAGGATCCACTGGTCATGCTGGCACCGTACCTATATAACCTTACATATCTGAGCTTCAATCACATCTACAGTGCAAAGACTCTGGTTCTTTCTCCAGGATCGTTTCCCCAACTCAAGATGCTTGTTCTGAAGCACATGCCTGATGTCAACGAGCTGATGATTGCTGATGGAGCGCTTCCATGCATTGAAGCTCTGTATATTGGATCACTGGCGAGGCTAGATAAGGTTCCTCAAGGCATGGAATCCCTTCGCTCCTTGAAGAGGCTTTGGCTGCTGAACCTGCACAGAAACTTCAGAAGTCAGTGGCACAACAATAGAATGTTCGAGAAGATGCAACACGTTTTAAAGATTGACATCTAG